The DNA segment GCATCCCCTCTTTGGGGACAGCCTCACCTGCCCggtgtctccatctcctggctcCTTTCTGTTCTCTTCATCTAAATCTAAATCCAAAAgatctccctttctttttattcttttcgtTGTGAGGAAGTCCGTGTGTACAGAGAGTGCACGGACGGGATGTATGTTCGTTTTGAAGTGTTGACCTCCCAGGTCTGAGTGACGCGTCCCTCTCAGTGTGTTGACCACCATCCTGATGTGTCCTCATGCCCCAACCTGCGGCAGCCCCCCAGGTTCTTAGGGACAGAGGAGTCAGCTGCCTGCTTTCCCCCGCTGCCAGCATTGGTGTGGGCTGTCCCTCCAGGGGGCCTTTCTAAAATCCTTGTCAGACCCCACTGGTGGCCGGGACAGGCTCCAGCCCTTCGTCACCTCCCTCCTGGCAAACTGCCACCCTGGGCCATCTCCCTGGTGCTGCCTCAGCCCTCCATACCCGGCTCTCCATGCCTGGCCCTCATGGCCACCCAGAGGAATCCTGCAGAAGGCCTTTGGTTTGAAGGGCGAGGCTGCAGGCCACAGCCAGGTGTGATCCATGGCCTTCCAGTAAATTGGAGCTGGTGGGAGGAATGCATCAGTGAGGCTCCGAGTTCACAGCGGGACTGACCTCCAGGCGTGGCACGTGACAGTGGCCTGCTGGTTGGGCTGGTCAGAGGGTAACTGGGCAACCTCGTTCACTCTCCAGGCTCAGCCCCTATCAGACGGTTCTCCAGGCGTGGCTGGACTGGAACCCTGGGATAAAACCAGGGCCAAACAGTGGCTCCACTGTGGTCCCCACACCAGCCTGCCCCTCACACCATCCCCCACTTCCCTGCTTCAGGCCTCACGCCCACTATCCCCATGCACGGAATGGGCTGTGCATTTGCTCATGGCAGCCCTTCTTACTCCTGTCCAAAGCCCTGGGCCCCGAGCGGAAGGCAGGCTCAGGCTTCATTTCCGTAGCCCACTCTGGCCCTGTGAACTCACAACAGCAGCGAGGGCACCTAGCGCACCAACAACTGGGGCTGGGCTTTGTCAGCCCACACTGGTCTCTGAGGCTTCTGGCCCTGGACCAGAGGACCCCTCCTATTCTCTCCCACTTCTGTCCCCACCCCCTCGTGTCTACTTGCCATGCACCCTGCATTCACACCTGTCCTGGCACCACTCCATCTCAGGCAGCACTGCTGTTCTCCCTGGCACCGTCACCAATGGCCTGGGTCTCCGACTTGTCTCCAGGTAGCTCTTCCCGGCCCACACAGGGCCAGGCCACAGCCTCCACAGCTCCCAAGGAGTGGGGTGCAGCAGTAACGGCCAAGCTGGGCCTCACAGCGCCCcgcctcccccccccccccccgggagCCCTGACCCTGCCTCCCTGCCCCTAGAGTGCAACCACGTGCGCTCACTGGGTGTTCGGGAATCTCAGCCGTCCCTGAGAGGCAGCAGCCACCATGCTTGTGGCGGTCCTGCAGGGGCAGCCCAGCTCCCAGCTGCTGGTCCCTTGCTAGGCGAGAGCCGCAAGCCCGCAGGACCACATCCTGGAGGCCATGGGAGCAGCTGGGCACAACCTGGAGGCCTCTGGAACAACTGAGGTGTCAGTGAGGCTTGCTGGGCAGTCCCCGTGGGTGCTCGATGTGGGGTCCCCATGAGAAAAAACCGGCCAAGGTGACATTGGGACACCCTGGGCAGGGGGGAGACGTGGGGGCTGTCGCCCACTGGGTGGGTGTGAGCCAAGGGAGAGAGAGGTCATGGTGGGAAAGGGTCCCATTCCCACCTTTGCAGCTGGAGGGGTGATAGACCCAGTCCCCACACGGGGCTGTGAGTGGGGCTCCCTGTAGGGTCTCCTGTGTCAGCTTCTGTTCAGCTTTTGACCCCAAGGCAGAGGGGATGGCGGGGCACAGGCCGCCACAGGACCTGGGTATGGGAGGCAGCCGTGCCAGCTGGGCGCTGAGCGGACGCTCAGGTGCTCTGCAGAGAGAGCTGTGGGGTTTGCGCCCAGACTGAACACAAttgagaggcagaggctctgGGCTTTGGGCCTGAGCTCTTGGAATGACAGAGACAGACCTGACGAAGGTGTGAGCCAACAAGGTTCTGGGAGCCAAGCAGCTgcatccttcctcagcctcctgccccCAGTGGAGAGCAGCTTCCGACCCATCCGAGAAGATCCCCGGGGGCTCCCTCCCCATGGAGAGCAGCTTCCGTCCCATCCGAGAAGATCCCTGGGGGTTCCAGGCCTGGCTTTGCCTGGGGGAACGTGGTCATCACTCTGGGTGGGAAGCAGAGGGGCCTGCCAGGGAGGTGAGGTCTTGGGTAGGCGGTTCTCCAGAGCCTCCTGCCTGGTGACAAGGAGGGGAGAGGCCCCTGCTGTGGTTTCAGGAGCAGGGCGTGGCCACCTGGCTGCAGGGGGTAGGCCAAGCCTGGGCGGGAACAGGCAGCCCCGTCCCCAAGAGGGGGCAGCAGTGCTCTGTGTGTGCTGGGGTAGAATTATTTTATCTCTGTTTGCGTCATTGTAGTGTAGTTAGGAATGTTGATGGTGCTGTATAGTAATGACATTAAGAGAGCCAAAAGTAGTCGCATAGAATTGCTACAGGAGAATCTGTCTAGCAGTGTCACATAAGCCTGCGCCCAGCCCTGGTGGTCCTCCcgggaggggagcagggaggtCTGGGGCCCTAGCCACTACTGGGGGTACTGGAAGCCACTGCAGGGAGGGCCCCCACCGCGCTTTCCTGGAGGGCCCCTGTGTGGTGCCACGTGTGCTGACCCCGGTGTGCACTGCAGACCTGTGGGGGGGTTCAGGGCCTCCACTGCCTCAGCCTAGCAGGGGTTCCTGCAGCTGGGACAGTGGCCTGAGGCGGCCGGCTGGCACCTCAGAGCTGGGCTGGGTGGGCAGGGGTTCCTGCAGCTGGGACAGTGGCCTGAGGCGGCCGGCTGGCACCTCAGAGCTGGGCTGGgtggtgggtggtgctggggacacagctcCTGAAGCCTTTCCAGGTCTCTCGTCTGTGTCTTCATTCCACACTGGGGTGGTCACTGCGGCCAGCACGTGGGGTCCTGTGTGTGTGGATTAGATAATCAGGGCCCAGGCCCGGtgcggtggtggctcacacctgtcatcccagcactctgggaggctgaggcgggcagatcacctgaggtcaggagatcgacaccagcctggccacgtggtgaaatcccatctctactaaaaacacaaaaaaattagctacacatggtgacctgtaatcccagctactcaggaggctgaggcaggagaattgcttgaacctgggaggcagaggttgcagtgagccaagatcatgccactgcactccagcctgggcaacacaatgagtcgccgtctcaaaaacaaacaaacaagaagatAAGCAGGGCCTGACCCACCacttagcagagtgcctggcacagccTCACTGCGGAGAACACGACGAAGTGGGTGAGCGCGTGGCTGCTGCTGGTCTCCCTGGCTCCGTGCAGGGTCCCTACCCAGAGCTCATGTCACTTCCCGGTGCGAACCTTCTGGGCCTTTCTTCCGTGGAGCCCAGGCACCTTGGCGTGGTGGTTGGCGCCACCCATGGGGGTGGGGCCGTTGCCCAGTTTACAAATGAGGACCCTGGGGCTGCCCAGGGCACGCACTGTCCCTCAGTCCCTGGGGACTGCCCCCCATCTGGCCTGGACTCctgtcccagccccacccccacccgtgGTCTGCCCCAAGGGGGACTCCGGTCCTCACAGGAGCGGGGGTGGCCACGCTGCTGCCTGTCATGGTGGCCTTGGACGGGACGCTGTATGGTGTCCGAGCTGTACCACCAATCCCTCAGGTGTATGTGCAGTGACTGAGCCACTGGGCAGAGTGGGGtgtcaggtgcagtggtggggCTGGCAAGGgtccctgcctgggcctccttgGTCATGCCTCTCTCAgcagctgggcagggcagggcagtgcTGTGGCATTGCTGTGGGGCCTCTGAAACCTGCCAGGCGCAGCCCACAGGGCCGGCCTCACCCTGGAAAGCCCCGGAGTGGCCAGGAGAGGGGCCAGCCGCATGGCTATCCCAGGCCTGGGTACCTTTCCCACTGTCTCAGGGCAGCAGGCAGAGCACTGGCTCACACCTCAGGAGTAGAGTCCTGGGACAGCCCTCCCAGAGCTTCCTGGGAATGGCCTCCGTTCTCTGCAGTGAGCGTGGCTGCAGCGCTGGCTGGGGGTTTGTGGGCACAGGGGCTGCGCCTAGAGCCGGAGACGTCGGAGGCCTCTCCTGCCCGGTGTGGGCACCCACTCCTGTGCTGTCTGTTCTCTAGAATGTTCACTCAGCAGCGCTTGTGAGCCCTGCCTGGGGCTAAGCAGGGGGCAGGACAGATGGACGTTCTGGTGCGCGTCAAACGGGACAGGAAACTCACTGCCTTGTGCTGGGTGTGGGGCCGGGGCCGGGAGGGAGCTGGAGGGTGGGTCTGTGGACgggaggaggggcaggcaggaatctttatatttttttgaaagcAAAGTAACACTAAAGCAGgtttacagaaaatgtggtaaatgtaAACAATTTGCCCTTGACACATGCATCCTTCTGGGCAGCTGTGAACACTGGCGATGGAGAGAGGTGTGGAGCGGGCCTGGGGGAGCATCTGTGCCCTGAGGGCACCACTCGGTTGTGCCTTCTCATATCTGCCCTTTGCCTGTCTCCTCTGACTCTTTGCCCATTAGAAAGACAAATCCTAGCTCAGCGGTGCCCTGCATGGCAGGCTGCCCTTGCAGGTTTCATAGTTACTGTGAAAGGTAACACCTTGATTTGTTCCTACTTTTGATCCAGCGCTGTGAACAGCCGTTCTCTCGGCTGCAGCCTTTGATTTGTCCGGGCTTAGACCCTCAGAGCTCAGTGGGACTGGGATTGGATCCACAGCTGCCTGGGACGGGCAGCCCTGACGGATCCTGGGTGGATGAGCAGGAACTCTCGAGACCACGGGCTCTCGGGCTTGAACAGGCCGCTCACAGCAGGGCTGTGGGCCTTGAGTGGTGGCTCTGCAGAGAGCACATGGCAGGAGCTGGGTCTTGGGGAGACAAGGAGGCTTCCTGGAGCCGGAAACAGAGGAGCTGGAGTGACAGGATCAGCCCTCATGGGCAGGGGGCCTGGAAACGCTGCTGGGCCTCTCAGGGCCTCCAGCTCAGACTGGTGGGGGTGGTGCTTGTGTCATGGGGAGGGCTCCCAGCCGGGGAGGGCGTGGCCGGCAACACCATGGCTGTGTCCCTGTCATCTGTCCTTACTGGAGGGACAGCCAAGGTCCTTCTCCCCAGGGACGCCGTGGCTCTACGCGGGGGCGGGTCCTCCTCCCCAGGGACGCCGTGGCCCTCTGTGGGGGTGGGTCCTCCCCGGGGACACTGTGGCCCTCCTTGGGGGCGGGTCCTCCCCAGTGACTTCCCAGGGTCCTTGGCAGCAGCTCTGACGTGGGTCCTGTCCTGGGCTTCACTGCTGCTGTTTTTCTCACAGCCGTGCTCTCCCCGAGAGGATTCTATCCTTTCGTGGATGCTTGTCGCTGGCCAGCAGGCTCCTCTGTATCCTAGACTTGATGCACCGTGTATGTCTGCGCCAGCCCTAGTGCTAGGAGCTGAGCCAGCATACAGAAGATGCTTACTAGTGGTTTACTAGTAAGTGTAAACCACTAGTAAGTGTAAGTGTAAACCACTAGTAAGAGTGTGGGGGTGGGGACCCCAGAACCTGGGGTTGCCCGATGTCCACCGGCAGGGCGGGAGCTGGAGTGTCCTGGGGCTGTCCACAGGCTAGTTGGTGCTCTGAAGGAGTTGACATGGGACGAGAGGGACCAGGGGAGGCCAGCAGGTTTACAGGGGACCTGGGGGTGTCCCCAGGGTCTGATAGCCCAACGGTGAGCCCTGGGAAGCATCTCTGTCCCAAATCCACAGACCCATCTGGGAGCACTGGCCAGACCCCCTCAGGCCCTCTGGAATACAGTGTCACCTGGGGAAGCACTTCCCGTGGGCTGTCGCCTGGAGGAGCACTTCTTGTGGGGCCTGGGTGTCCCCTGGAGAGGCTCCTGTGGTCCCTGGCCCCCACTGCAGGGCACTCACTCAGTGTTGAAAGACAGCCCTGGTCTCAGCAGGGCTCAGAGGGGGCAGTCCTGGGCAGCCCTGGGCTGGCCTCCTGTGAAACTTACTGGAGATTCCCTGCTGGGCTAAGCTTTGTCGGGCCCCTTTGCTGGCTGAGCCCTGGGAAACTCCCACCCCGGTCCCACTTCGGCATCTCACCTGCCGTCTTCCGTCACCTCAGAGATGCCCTTCCCAAGTCTGGAGGCTCCTTCCCCTGAGAGCTGCTGAGGTGGGTGCTGTCCCAGGTGCTGTCCTGGGCCCAAGGCCCTGGGGTCCCGCCAATTAACTGGCGTTTCCCTGTCTCCCTGCAGAAGGATATGGCCCTGAAGCCACATGAGCGGAAGGAGAAGTGGGAGCGTCGCCTCATCAAGAAGCCCCGGGAGTCGGAAACCTGCCCCCCTGCGGAGCCGAGTGAGAACAGGCGGCCCCTGGAGGCAGGCAGCCCCGGGCAGGACCTCGAGCCCGCCTGCGATGGGGCGAGGAAGGTCCCACTGCAACCCTCCAAGCAGGTGAGCAGGTCCCTCCCCGACCGGGAGCTCTGCGTCGGGTCAGTGCTCACCGCCCCGGGGCCACGCCAGCACCTGGACACCACCCCATGTGGCCCCCGGGCCTGCCTGGCAGCGCGTCCATCGTTGTCAGGCTTGGGGTGCAGGACACGTGGACAGGGCTGGGCTGAGCAGAGGCAGGAGCCCGCTGGGTCACGGAGGGGTCGTGACGTGCCTAGGGCCACAGCAGGAGAGGTGCCTATCTGGGGCAGCAAGGCGCGCGTGCCGGGCTGGGGCGCCAAACTGATAGGCCGGCCCCGTTTCCCTGCCGTGTCCATCAGGCTCCGCCGACTAGAGGTGTCCAGCGTGTCTATAAGGAGGGGTCCAGGCGCATTGCCGAGGGCTGTCCTGTCCACACGCAGCGCCATCTGCTCACGTGTGCGGCGTGGGGAGGGGAACGCTTGGTCCCGGCGGTGGCTGCAGGCACGTGACTGTGGTCAGTGGTCAGGTGCGTGGCCCAGCTGGGAACAGGGCTCTGCCTGCCCTGCCCAGGGGCCTCCTGCCCAGGAGGGGCTGTCAGAGCAGGTGGGGGCTTCCCTGGCGCGTGGGGCTCTGTCCTGGGTGCGGCTCAGCCTGCAGCTGCTTCCTCTGCAGGGGGTCCACTGGTGTgcgccttccttccttccagggtGGGGCTCTGCGCGGTGTCCTCGGCTCCCCTTGGCCCCCTTGGGAATTGGGCTGCTGGAGAAGGACAGCATGCCTCCTGGGCCCGGGCTGGACGGGGGTTCCGCGGGCGGTGACACCTGCCCAGGTGGACACGTGCTCTTTCTTCCATGCAGGTGTGCTCCCCAGAAGGGGGGCCGCTCCCAGCCAGCCACTGGGACCAGAACGGCCCGGCCCAGCGCCAGCAACAGCTCCAGCCCAGCCAGCCCAGCCAGCCCCAGGGGTCCCTCCCAGCCCCGTCGGCACTCCCGGACCCCGGGCAGCCCTGCCAGCCCTCCCAGCGGCCACTCCTGGGTCAGCGCAGCTGGCCCCAGCGGTCACTTCTGGGCCTGAAACAGCCCTGCCAGCCCCGGCGGTCACTTCTGGGCCCCGGTCAGCCCTGCCGGCCCCAGCGGCTCCTTCCAGCCCCAGATCAGCTCTGCCAGCCCCAGCGGTCACGCCTGGCCCAGCCCTGCCGGCCGCATTGGGCACTCCCAGGCCCCAGGCAGTGCTGCCGGCGCCTGCGGTCACTGCTGACCCCATGTCACCACTGCCGGCGCCTGCGGTCCCTCCTGGCCCCACGGTCCCTTCTGGTCCCCTGCCTGTACTGCCGGCGCCTGCGGTCCCTCCTGGCCCCAAGGCACCGCTGCAGGCGCCTGCGGTCCCTGCTGACCCTGTGGCACCGCTGCCGGCCCCTGCGGCCGTGGGCCAACCCGTGTCACTGTGGCCAGCCCGGCAGGGCATCCTCAGGACAGCGCAGCCGGCCCCTGTGGTCGCTGCTAGCCCAATGCCAGCGATACCAGCCCCCACGGCCACTCCTCACCCTCCGACCACGCCGACGGCCCGCCAGCTTCCTCCCAGGACAGTGCTGCTGCCCCCGGCGGGCCTTCCTAGCCCCGTGTCAGTACGGCCAGCCCCGAAGGTCCCTGCTGGGCCAGCCCAGCCGTCCCCGGCGGTCACTGCTGCGCCCCAGGCAGCCCCAGCGGTTAGTGGAAGccccagagcagcctggcccactcACGCCTTCACTCTTGGGCCCGGGACGGCCAAGGCAGCAGAAGCAGCCGCTCATGGGCCCGGAGCAGCCCTGCCCACCCAAGCGGCCGCTCATGGGCCCGGAGCAGCCCTGCCAGCCCCTGCGGCCGCTCATGGGCCCCAACAAGCCCTGCAAACCCCAGCCGTTGCTCCCCATTCCCGATCGCCCTTCACTCCTGGGGCAGCCAGGCCCACCCTGCCGGCCTCTCCTGGGGCTTCTCTGCCAGCCGCGGCGGTCCCTGTTGGATCTGGTGCCAGCCCGTCAGCCGCGGCTCTCGCTTCTGGCCCTGGGCCATCCCTGCCGGCCCCTGAGGTCACGGTGGACCCGATCCTGTGCCCCCGGGGTGGCCCGTCAGGCCCCATCTGTGAGCCCTGGAGCCTGATGCCTGCAGGCACCTCCCCATATGGGTTTTCCAGCCCACTCCAGTGTGAGCTGCACCCTGGCAGGGCCCTGAGGGCCAAGGCTGCCTTGCCCTTCGGGCCGGAGATGCTTTGCTGGACTAGCCTGAGGCC comes from the Macaca mulatta isolate MMU2019108-1 chromosome 11, T2T-MMU8v2.0, whole genome shotgun sequence genome and includes:
- the FBRSL1 gene encoding fibrosin-1-like protein isoform X32, which translates into the protein MEAKVRPSRRSRAQRDRGRRREAARDARAQSPSSGDEPESSPGKENAGLRGAPPRGAAPAPRAARPPRRRRRESSSQEEEVIDGFAIASFSTLEALEKDMALKPHERKEKWERRLIKKPRESETCPPAEPSENRRPLEAGSPGQDLEPACDGARKVPLQPSKQVCSPEGGPLPASHWDQNGPAQRQQQLQPSQPSQPQGSLPAPSALPDPGQPCQPSQRPLLGQRSWPQRSLLGLKQPCQPRRSLLGPGQPCRPQRLLPAPDQLCQPQRSRLAQPCRPHWALPGPRQCCRRLRSLLTPCHHCRRLRSLLAPRSLLVPCLYCRRLRSLLAPRHRCRRLRSLLTLWHRCRPLRPWANPCHCGQPGRASSGQRSRPLWSLLAQCQRYQPPRPLLTLRPRRRPASFLPGQCCCPRRAFLAPCQYGQPRRSLLGQPSRPRRSLLRPRQPQRLVEAPEQPGPLTPSLLGPGRPRQQKQPLMGPEQPCPPKRPLMGPEQPCQPLRPLMGPNKPCKPQPLLPIPDRPSLLGQPGPPCRPLLGLLCQPRRSLLDLVPARQPRLSLLALGHPCRPLRSRWTRSCAPGVARQAPSVSPGA